The genome window GTGTCAATAGAAAAGGTCAATATTTGCAtatttaagttttatttaaaaCAAGACAATTCAACTCGCTCGTAGTTATAAGATTTGTGGTAGTGGTAAATGATAAGCATAAGATTCTGAATATCAGACAGTAACTCTAATGGGAAACTACACCAAAAGGAACCTTAAGCTTCAGTATTCTAGGTATAAAAATCAAACTATACAAACTACTAGCCAAAACATTGCTTGACAACATCAACTACTAGCACAGCAAAACTTCAAATTTGGTCTCTAAGGTGCGTGGCAAAACAGAGTCATCATTATTCAATTTCTTTGCACAAAGCATGATATTTAAATGTCCACACTTTTATGGAGACCGCTATGGACCACAAGCAAAATGCTAGTTCATATATGCCCCGAGTACCACATAGTGAAAACCAAAAGGAACACATCAAGTAGTCAAAATCATGCTTAGTGGCATTAAGAGAATAAACTGCAACTATGCAAAAGAATCTTAAGGCTGAAAAGACAGAAGATTGGAGAGAATGATAATTACATGGATTCAACTGAATAtccaaaaagaataaaaaatcagAAACATGAGCTCTGTAGGTCTAAAGAGAGAATTACACAGTAGATTTTAGTGCAGCCATCATAAACTTATTTACATTTAATTTACTCATGTGTGCCAAAAATTCCTTTAGAACACCCAACAAGCCCGAACATCCCAAAACTGGTCATACCAAATTTCAAGAGGCTATAAATACAGTATAAGCAGAATGAAAAGGTTATCAGCATTTTCCTCAAGACACAGTCACCAAAGAGAAAATTGAACCAAAATCATCTTATCTAATGCTAGCGCAACTATCAGAATGCATCTCACTTCTCATATTATTTCTTGTACAATACCAGTAATTTGtataaataaaaagcaaaaacGTTTTGTACACAAGAACAGTTGGCCACATCCGAGAAATAGAAATAGTACCTGTCCTGGCCCAAGCTTGGCAAGAATGATATCATCAAACCTTACTCCAAGAGGTTTTTTAGAGAATTCTGGCATGGAATCTTGACTACAGCTGAATGATGTATAGCTTTTTGCTTTTGCAGAACTGTCATAAGTGGTCATTTGAAGTTCACTGCCATTTGGCAGCCACTTCAATTGATCTGACTTCACTGCATTTGAGCAACCAAGACAGATCACAATTACAATCCAAATAATGAAGCACTAATTACTCAAATTTTGAATATTGTAAATGCCCAATAGCATTGTAGAAAATGTAAAGGTCAGGGAGGAAAAAAGGTAAAAGCTAAtagcacatttgagattttcaacATGGAAAGAATTTGGTTTCCAAAAAGAGAACACAAGACCCGGGTCTATAAGATTGTATAAAAAACTAGAATAAGGTGCAAGCACAAGTCCAACCATAATGCAAGAACAAATAAAAGAATGCTTGAACCATATGTTGATTAAGACGTCAGAATAATACCTGTAACTCGTGAACCGCCCTTTTTACATGATACATCCATCTTATAGACAATAGTATTCCGTTCATTTGGAGTGTCATTTTCTATAAAGAAAATACATTCAAATGGATTAAGGAAACATACAAATGGAtggccaaatcaaaacatacatttaTTTTCACAAACCTGAGAGATATTCAAATAGTCTCGGGTCAGCATTAAGTGGAACAAGGCCCAGCCTGTGGGCCAGCACCTCATCTGCTATCACTGATGTGTTATTGACCATGAGGACCTTCTCGATAGCCATACTAGGGACCTGGAAAGAATTTTGATGACAATCATTGTACCGAAGGCTAAACGAAATTCTAGTGCAAATTAAGCAAACATCAAAACACAGGAACTGAAAAGCAGCATAAAATAAAAGTACAAGCATGTAAAATTAAAATTTGGATAGCTAAGGCGGACAGAAAGAAGGAATAAGAAAGCAGAAAAAGTTCTTCAGATAATTTTGATGATCTGTTGATGCCATTCATAACAACAAATGAGAGTTTGCTCGTCACTGTACCTCAGCGATGAGGATCCTCCTGAATGCATTTGCCAGTGAAGCATCAATGCCAACCATATCAAATTCAATCTCATCCTCAGTAAGCCTGACAACTTCAGTCTTAAAGTTCTTGCAGAACTTGTTTGGTCCCAGACTATTGTCAACTCCAATCGATGCATAAGCACCAGAGTACTGAATGCCTTCTGTCTTCGGATGCAAATAGAGATGTCATGCATGAAGCACATCAGTGATACAATCATACAGTGAGATATTAAGTGAAACCAACCACTAAATGAACAAGAAAATCCCGAACATGTGAACCTGTGTAATGAGTATTTCTGCAACAATCTTCTTTCAACAATAGAAACAGGTATAAAAAAGTATGAAATTATTTTCCACATCGTTAGTTATAAAATTGTTTATTATTCTAAAGCGTTGAGTATTAAAGCCCAAAAAAATCACTCCAGATTACAAGCCATTGAAGAAATGGCGAGCTGCAAATGGAGAAGGATTAGGACAAGAACATCACACTTCTGCAAGTATAAACATAAGCCAAGAAATGAAGAGGCAAGTTTTAGAGAAATACAGAATCATAGAAGACCAGAATCAGAAACGTAAACCAAAGTAGAACCAGTAATCAGATGCAGATTGTCATGCAGATTGTCATGATGAAGCTGCCAAACTGTGAAGCAGGAGCATTGATCTCTTATCTGATTTTGTTTTTTCCTAGAATCATGGACATATATTCAGAATGtccaaatatataagaagaagacTAATGAAAGATCGCGTCTAGTAGAAACGGAGCCGCAAGAAGCCATCTTTCTATTGAAATCACGCTAAATGTGACCCTTTGTACATTTCAAACGATCGTCGAAAGGAATATTACACAAACAGGGCAAAAATCTACATAAGGCCGATAACAATTCGATCCTCTTAT of Musa acuminata AAA Group cultivar baxijiao chromosome BXJ1-7, Cavendish_Baxijiao_AAA, whole genome shotgun sequence contains these proteins:
- the LOC135679864 gene encoding uncharacterized protein LOC135679864; this encodes MSSSTKVSALDMPDVPMGQLPEHLHLQRTRVVCKADAPIHTEGIQYSGAYASIGVDNSLGPNKFCKNFKTEVVRLTEDEIEFDMVGIDASLANAFRRILIAEVPSMAIEKVLMVNNTSVIADEVLAHRLGLVPLNADPRLFEYLSENDTPNERNTIVYKMDVSCKKGGSRVTVKSDQLKWLPNGSELQMTTYDSSAKAKSYTSFSCSQDSMPEFSKKPLGVRFDDIILAKLGPGQVIELEAHAVKGMGKVHAKWSPVATAWYRMLPEVVILKEVKGDDAEKLVKKCPVGVFDIEDLGNGEKKAVVANSRTCTLCRECVRGVNEELVELRRVKDHFIFTIESTGAFSPEELFMKAVKILEEKCDRVISELS